The Harmonia axyridis chromosome 3, icHarAxyr1.1, whole genome shotgun sequence nucleotide sequence acaatcgatttattgaaagacacgtttggtgaccgcctaatttcacgttttggacctgtgaattggcctccaagatcttgtgatttaacaccgctagactactttctgtgggggtatgtaaagtcattggtctatgcggataagccacaaacccttgaccatttggaagacagcattcgccgtgttattgccgatatacggccacaaatgttggaaaaagtcatcgaaaattggacgtccagattggagtacatccgagccagctgtggcagtcatatgccagaaatcatattcaaaatgtaatgccacaagattatctttcggataaataaaattaatgtcaatcaaataatccgtAATCCGTCGTTgtcttattgcaatttaaagttctatagctctaaaaaaacaccctttatttgcaatatttttttgtggAAGTTTGTTCGAAACTATTCTGTCTTCATGAAATTGACTTCAGTTTCTATCAGATTCcttcaattttaattgaataattcCAGAATATCGGATGAAATACCCGAACGAATGGCAATTGTTGCAATAAAAGAAACACAATATTGCATACAAATACattttattatcataatataattcactaaatatataatatacctATAATGTATATATTCACTGGTGTATGATAAAATAAATTAGGTAATATAATGGTTTTTTAGCAACATTCAATATATGTATTTAGTATGTAGAAAGATAATATTGAGAAGAGATTATTAATATTACTTCCCAAAAACGTGTACTCGTACAAAATACTATACGCATAATATTAAGATTATGCAACGAGAATACTTATTCGTCGAtagatattaaaatattttatcgGGTATATAACACCACGAGggaatttttatttcgattttaATACTTATTAACATCCTCACAATTAGATAAGTAGGTCATTTAAAATGAAGAACCTTCCTAAAACTTTACAGAGTGTCTATTCAACAAACCTCCTAACAATTTAATTTATCTAAGTACTCAAAGGAGTTCAATTCTTGttgcaatttttttctatgttatAGATGAACCTCTGAAGCTTTGGGAAAGTTCGAATCATGGAGTATTTTGTGGAAATACATATTGTTACATATTACACATCATAAACATTCAcaatttaataatattttttcgagAACACGTTCAGTGGAACTCCTATTCATGATCGAAACCATCATAAAATCTAataaaatgaattcattcaaaaatatactCTAATATACATTTAGCCGAAAATTTGGAAATCAGGTAAGCGATAAAGTCCAGTAAGCGAGCTCAAACAAACTATTAAAAGACTTCACGACATacttataatgaaatatatcagatgaatttttatattattaattttattacgAGATTATCTTGACGCACTTTTAAAAAATCTCGatcaaatatgaaaatataacgatttgactgtttttttttaCGGGTTCTATAAAATTACTAATGTGATTTGCATAGTGCGCATTAAATTTTAAGGATAGACACAACCTATTTGGATACTTAGGTATATATATTTTAAGTACATCATGCAAAACTATATGTACGTAACCCTGATACTTCTCTACATACTAGCTTCATCATAAAGAAATGTAGTCAGATGATGAAAGCTATAGTTTGATGgaatatgaaaattcatttgatttagcTTAGCTTTCACTACCAGAAAAGAAGATACAAGTTGATGCCAATTCCCAGAAAAAATCGACGCAGTAAGAAGAAGATGGAAACAGGAAGAAAAAAGATGAAAGCAAAGTACTTTACTGATCAATTGGTCACCTGAAGGTTGTAAATATTATCACTTTGCTATGTGGAATAAAATTAAGTATATTGCTGTTTTACACTTAATATAATAATACCAGTTTTTGAATCTAATTCTTGATTATTGCTTCGAATATACATAAAATTATAACTACATAGCAAATGTTTAGTAACTTTTCACTTTGGCACCAAAATTACAATATCAGGTTTTTAGAATACATATTAATTATGTCGATGTTTGATACTGTTCCCCGAATTTTAAATATTCTGTCTTTGTGTGGCCATTTAAGTAAAAACTTGTAACTATTTGATCTGATTGAAAGCAACAGTGATGATACAACTTACATAAagcatttaaatatttcatattattattaaatttcaaatttcaatatagTATACTTATCAATATATTGTGATAGAAACCGTATCTAAAtatctctattttttttttaaatttcagtaaCCTGGAAAAATATGCACAATCACACTCAAATCTCATTTTCAGCTACGCTTTACCGCCGTTGATTTTCAactgattgaattgaaatgaaatcaatattgTTTTTTGGAGACTTTCGTTCTTTTTTGTTCCGAAATAACGTTAAGTCAGTCTTACGAATCACAGTGAAGCTTTGATATGATCAAATTATTGTGCTAAGTTTGTTCAGCTTGCTTCCATATTCACCCCACATCTGGTTCTTATCGAAGCAGATTTTCTTTTTACTCTGTCAATCTCTCGTATTGAAATCGTTAAAATATTGATTGGTCTTTCCAAACTGTCCAACAGTTGATATAAACTGATTTATTATCTTTTGATgtgattatttccttttgttcAACTATTTATTTTATGGGGAAATGATTGTCGGTTGTAATTCTCTCTTATAGTTAACTCATGTTTTTCATCCAGTATATTAGtttattagtattttttttaaaccttcaataattattaattaattattaatattttcgccTGAATAAACAACAATCAAGGAATCACATCatcattgaaattttaacctgaattttttctattgatgtatttaatttgatttagtttattataaactaatttattcaaaatttgtcAATTATTATTGAGATAGTTAAAAAGAGGAGAGATCAACTGAATATCTGCAAGAGGTTGAGAATAATTTTCCTAATAGATTATCTAGGCGTCAATGTCCTAGATAAAATTGACATTAGCTTCGTATTATATCAATTGTGGACAGCAAATTTATATAAGTTGaaacgaaaaatatttaatttaaaaatcaACAGCTGTAAAGCCTTTTCCAACGTAAACATCAAAGAATGtgaatttattcataaaattacGTTGAAACCAATAACCATACatacaattattattttatagaaatattttcaacattttttgcagctataataatatataataattttagtatAATATCATATTTTATAAATGCTGAGCGGGTGACAGCTCGGGTCGTAAGTTGCCTCTGATAATTATTATTGATCTACTCTACCTTGTTTagtataaatttgaatattaaagTTAAATTTATAGTATGTCAACTATTTTTATAGTTATTTTCGATACTTTATTGCTTTGAGTTACGATTAGAAGacaaaattttgatataatataCTAAATGCTGGTTGCACTCTCTCGATCAGCTgttaatttttggaaataataccCTGATGGTCCAAAAGTAACGCGACGCAATGATTCAGAcagtttcaataatattccCGCTTTTAAAAACTTATCTTGTAATGGATTTGGTGATATTTCATTAGATCGATTTGTCTGGATTGCTTTTAAAATTTGGCCTTAGAGAGTTCCATTTGGGACGAGGTTTGATGACAGGATACAAGAGTTGAAACTCGCTTTGAGATTACTCAACCTACATATCGGCCTAACGAGATCAAAATACAGTCAAACCTGCGACCCTAAGCTTTTGTCTTTTACAGGAGGCTACAAAAAGATATACTTtagtaatataaatatttttcatgtaattCATTGTTACAATATAAATACAGTTTCATCTAAAAACATCTATATGTAATTTGTTTATCTATGTCAAAAATTACCTTCATatataattatgaaatataGATATTATTACTTAAACGTTGTAGTTAGGCCTGTATATTATGTTTCAAAAATATGCTAATATACAGTGTGATttgcaatttaatgttttcGCAGTCAAATTGTGAAGATGGCGCCACTACTTGTAGCAGCGAAACAATGAATACGCGATTAGATACttcctaataataataataattattgcaGCGCCTTTCGATCTACAGCATTCCCTAACGTTCCGTTGGCAACACTTCTATTAGTTCTAAGTACTAGCTGTCAGTTGAACAAATGACACCAACATAAAAAACCGAGGGATCGCGTGTCTTTTGGTAAAACTGGTCGGGTTGTGGGGATAAGTGTTGCCAACTATCAAAATCTTTGAGTTAAGCCCCGGCGCTATAATTATGAATATAGTATTACATAAAAACATCAAAATACAGCAATGAAAGAGCCGATTAGACTATCCAAATTCAATGAGAACTCTACGTATTTGCGAtccattaaaaacaaaatattactcCGTACCGATTGGTGCAGAGTAGATGATTTTCGGGGTGGGGAAGACTTTCGTTCGAAACAAAACATCGGTCGTGCCCTAAAGTGCGACGTCAGTAAACTAATCATGCTTCTAGACTTATTTCCTAACCTCAAAATTCCTAGTAGACGTCACATCTTTTACccgaaaatataaaatacctCTAGCTTCAATCCTTTGAGCAGTTTCGTCAATCATTTCAATGGTTATAGTCTATGTTTACATTTTAATAAAATATCTTCATATGCGAATACGGGGGTATTAAAATATAAAACGCGACTTTACTATAAGAGATGTTTCTCGAATGTGCCTCATGAGCTACTTCTAACACTACAGTACCCACAAAGCATACAATGGAATGATGTACAACACCAAACAGAACAACTCAACAGTGATCACATGGAACATGCAGGACGGGGGGAAAAGAatgttggagaaaaaaaaataaaaaaacaaaaatataaatcacgaattttattacaatatttggTAGCAATTTTATTAAAAAGTCAATATCTTAAATATTCGCTAGTTATCTAAGATATGGTCGAAGGGCAAAGTTTGGTTTAGTCTTATGTGGTTTCTTCATaggataaataaaaataaataccaGCTTTGCCTTTTGACGTTCGTTAGACGATGACCGGAAAGCGAAAATTTCTTAAGCGTAGGTCAGTCGTATCATAAAAAATTCGTactaatttataaatttctaaATAGAAAACACACTTATACATTTAATCTTCaaaaaatcaatagaaaaagacaaaaaaaatcaCCTTTTGGATTGTTTCATCatttaaaatatcaatataaatataattattaatcAAAAATCCAATTAAACTATTTCAAACAGTCACTCTGCACACGTGTGTGAACATGTACTTGTACTAACATTAATAGTTAAATATCTTCacaaaaatatgtaaaaaaataaaataataataattaataaggTTCATCTGGGGTAATCCAGAAAATATGGTATTAATAGCTATAAAACAACAACTTATATACAGTCCTACTAATAAACAAACGAAGTTCGAGATAACGCTGCGCCTTCGGGTGCCTCTGACTGACCACGcagataatattaataataataatataaaatatataaaatttatctAATAACGACAATTTTAATTggctgaataaaaaaataaataaaaacaaatatatgtTATCCTAAGTGATATAATaagatatattaattatataatCTAAGCAGGACGTCTGTCGAGGGCAGCCGATCAGTCAGCGTTACCAGTGGCGTGCAAAAATGGAGTTTAAAAAAAAGGATATAAGTAAATGTTGTCCGCAAGAAAGGtacatgaaataaaattgaacgaAAAAAAGAAACATTGAAACGGCGATCCAAAATAGCGATGTGTGAATACTGAAGAATGAAAAAGAGCACGAGAACGCAGGTGGGGGCCACGCAAACCTAGGATGACGGTGAAAATAGATAGTTGCGGCAACACCCGAAAGAACCCGAATATCtttttagatgaaaataaaaaaaaattaaataataaaagtagGTGAGTAATGGAAAATTCGAGCCGAAAGGATGCATTCTTTCGAGTGGGGATTGTGTCTCTGCCCCCGCAAGCCCCCTAGATGGGAGGGGGGCCGGGGACAGAGGGAAAACTTTTTTCAGCAGCGTGCGCTAACCTCCGACTTTGACCACCAAATAGAGTATCTCTCATAACTTATAGGCTATAAGAAATATAGTTTACTTAATATATTAATATATGTATCACATCACATGACATAACAGAACAATAGCAACAAGAGCGATTAACTAACAATAAGGGATATGTATGTAGTTATTATTGGGGGTGGTCCCATGGTCGGAGCTTTCACGACGTGGCAGTTCAGATCACAGCCGATTGGCCCCCCCAAGAAACCCGCCGCTGCATACTCTCGTTTGCTCGTCGCACATTCACGCGAAATCCACCTTTTCTCTCTTCTCAAAACCTAAATATGCTCACTGCCATATTCacgtatattttttcattttaaggttttgctatatttttattcatatattatttttcaactttaaatattaatatatataatatatacttaaataatattttgagAATTGCTGATTCAGACTTTAATAATGTGACACTTCACATggcaaaacttaaaaaaatatatttaaaaaacaacGAAACACTTATCATCGAATATGTAtaaaatttacatttatttttacGTTAATATAGTGTCGCGTCAAGATGTCTTTTTTTTATCAGAGGAAGGTGGCGAAAATTCATTTCGATTTCTCAAATacatataaaaatacaaaataaaaggaggaaaataaatcaatattcaatTCTTACACTAAAAAACAGTGATATAATATTCAAGAACTGGCATATTATGTTGACTACGTCCGTCCCGTCGGCAATGCTTCGAAGCGCACAGTAAGATCGTAAAACCCATAAAAatctaaaataaaaacaaatataaattcaaCACAATCAAAGAAACTTTTCTCTAGGACTTTAGCATTCGTTGTATTCCGGTGCGGATCGAAGATTGCCGTGCGCGGCGGAGTTGAACACAGGGCGCGGGTCGCGATGGCCCAAGGGGAATGTGGGGGGGTGTAGGGGTAGGTAGGATGAGCGACGAGATCATCGATCGGCCAACTTAAGGGTTGGGGGAGTAGATGCGGATGGCTTGGATGGCCCTTATCGAGCAGACGGGACAAGAAGAATCGCTGCCTTCGCAGACCCTCTTCGCGCAGTCCATGCAGAAGAAGTTGTGACCGCAGGGCACCAAGGCGTGGGTCACCTTGCCTTCGGAGCACACCAGACACTTCGAGGAACCTAACAGAGAATCGGAAGGACTTGCGCTGTTTGGCGGTGAAGGTCTTGACGTTACTGAAGCAGTAGGATACGACCAGATACTCGAGATAGCGGTGGAACTATCGAAACTAGGGGATTCCCCAAGACCTTCATCTCTGTCGTTCGAACTCCAGATGGCGCCAAGGTCTCCTCGACCTCCTGCATTTGAGGAACTGCTAGAACAAGATCCGGAGCTTGAGAAGGCTCCAGTGCTGCCTGTTGACGAAGTCATGGTCGGAAATGGATCAGTCGCTGAATCGATGTAGTTCATGATCGAGTTGAGGCCAGATTTGTAAAGGGAGGTGATGAGGTCATTGTCGTCCAAGCCTAGGTTTCCCAAACCGTTCAAGGAGCTTCCGGTGCCCGTACGCATGGCTATGTGTGCCTCGATTTCCCTCTTCGCAGCTTCGACATTCTCTGGCAGTCCGGTGACTTCAAAAACTGGTTCCTTGTCACGGCTGGGAGTCACGATGTAGGTGTGGGTCTGATGTTGGATTCGCTTGATGGTGGCGCCTTTGGGACCCACTACTAAGCCTACAACCCTATATGGTACTCTGACCTGAATGGTGATGTGACCTGGTACATTGGCAGGTGGACCAGGAGGTGTACTAGCACCTGAACCCAATCCGGCTAAGTTGTTCTTTCTGGAAGCCCTGATTTGCGAGAAGTGTTCGGCTGCGGAGAGGATCTCCCTTTTGGCCTTGGCTACATCCTCCTTGCGTCCGGTCACAACGAATACTGGCTCCTCTCCACGGACTGGCGTTTTGATGTATGTGTTTGTCTTGGCTCGTAGAGCTTTGATCTTGCAACCTGAAATGGAAAGAGGGAGGAATTAGTCAATGTAATCACTTAGAAAAATGGTGTGATAGTTTGAAAGACTTTGAATGTTCAGTAGCCATCAGTCGAAAGTCTTATTAAATTTTAGGGTTTATCTTCTAAACTGATTTTAATATAAGGTAATCATTGAATAAGTgaatttatctactcctattgaattatatatttattattcaactgcttttgagcaattaatagcaTCTATTAAcgaacagcgtgagttataataactcactataataaatcggaaaagatggatctgtgtttctatacttctctgcttctattcgattggccgaaagggaacattccattattgttattgaggggaggaatatCCGacggaatgtcactttaataattttgacgttttcaaattaagttgacatctaattattgtgatttTCTGCttaaaacgattaattcagacaGTGAAGATGATATATTATacatacatttccaaaagaggaacagctaatgttaccatacagaattactcgcccgaaaaaaatttaaaggagaaattttcaagatatgtgTAGCAGTAAGCagtaagtcatcgtttacagggaactattaaggtttttcaataaagttctatcTCTGTACTCTGCACAAAATTCGAGCTAGCAGAAGCTAGTTCGAgtgtgattggcgacactaagtttccatctctcttgtactcgggatcgagcacaaatgtttactttccgttccttctgtctatattctagggctgtattttttcttagtatttattgatatagtcgtagataaagtatagtattcaacttgcggtaatggtcataactcacttgatgaattacagcactcgcctgcggctcgtgctgcaaacttcatctgcgtgagttatgacctacattaccgctcgttgaataatatactattttttccTCACCTTGATTAACTCTttcttttttctaatttttatatatttttttgcgtAGAATGTAGTacatgttaatttttttgagttttatAGGTTTTGCCTCAAGTCTTCATCCTTTatagataaataaatataaataaataagttattgaggTTCACACATTTTGAGGGGATTGTGTtttcagaaccatagaattttatttctgataaaatgtgttttttcatagttatatgttgttaaaaaaaacttcaaatccTTCAAAATCCGCGCAGTTTTTCCTCGAAGTCGACGTCCTCAGCGACTCCTTCCAAGGTCGCGGAGCAGCCAGCGGAAGAATGTGGACTTTGCGAGTCACGTGTCCGATCTGGTCGACGTCGGCAGAATGCACTTTCGGCCGTTTTTTCCCCAGAAAAATCGTCCGCGGAGACGCGTGAACGTTAATTAATATGGCGATGGAGGTGTCGGCACGTCTGCGTTCGACCGACGCCCTTCAACCAGCGGGTCAGATCAGCGTCCGCTTTCAACCGGCCAGACTGCATGCGAAACTCGCCGAGGATGCACCAACATATCTCTGTCCGCTCGCCGGGCCGTTCACTCCGGTTTTTTTCCGGGCGGTGATGGTCTCCTCCGCATCGGATCCCGCCGAGATGAGATAGACGCTCTTTTCGACACCTTCCCGCTGAATTCGCATCGTTAAAATGACGAAATGCTGAAAGTACTTCTCTTCGttgaaagttggaactattgtaatattcctaacttctccTGATCATTCAATAGTTCTGGCAACACTGCACATTATTTTTATGCtccataaaaatatatatttgctCTATTAATTGCACGTTTTGGTCACTCGCTCAACACTAAATTCTGCACAAAGCTTGACATGAatattctaaagggtgtttttttagagctatagaactttaaattgcaatgaaacaacgatggattattcgattgacatgaattttattcatccgcaagataatcttgtggcattacattttgagtatgatatccggcatatgaccgccacggctggctcggatgtagtccaatctggacgttcaatcttcgattactttttccaacatttgtggccgtatatcggcaataacacggcgaatgttgtcttccaaatggtcaagggtttgtggcttatccgcatagaccaatgacttcacatagccccacatggcggtgttaaatcacaagaccttggaggccaattcacaggtccaaaacgtgaaattgggcggtcactaaacgtgtctttcaataaatcgattgtggcacgagctatgtgacatgttgcgccgtcttgttggaaccacagctcctggacatcatggttgttcaattcaggaatgaaaaagttagtaatcatggctttataccgatcaccattgactgtaacgttctggccatcatcgtttttgaagaagtacggaccaatgattccaccagcccataaagcgcaccagtcagtttttctggatgtaccggtgtttcgacatacacttgaggattagcttctctccaaatgcggtagttttgtttgttcacgtagccattcaaccagaagtgcgcttcatcgctgaacaaaataaaatgtacgtggtgcgcgatacgtattccgcaaagaaccattattttcgaaataaaattgtactatttgcaagcgttcatgatgaattgccaaaccaaactgagaataaatcatttcacagctgttaaatcggtcgccatcttgaacagtaatgtcaacttaaagttatatacctcgacaaAATATactccttgaattttctatgttcctGATGAAGCTATAGACATGAAATTTTTGTATCAAAAACAAAAAGATTATATCATCGCTATTGGAAAGCCTATTACTGAATTTCCTTATAAAGTAGGAAGCAGAGGTGAACTATATGAATAAACGTACAATGTATTTAACATGTATAAGGCCAGACAACCTCGCGTACCAAGACAACACGTACGTTCATTCGCACCTTGAACAAACGCAAACTGCTCCGGAAAGTCGTAAACTCATTAAACCAAGTATTACCTCCTCCTCCATATCCACAATCTTTCTTCCAATTACCGCAGTACACACAGCAACGAAAAGAATAAATCATCTCAGCTCGCGAAGAGAATTATTATAATACAGAATGAGCTTGTTTTTCGTATTGTCGATAGTCACAGTGCGATGGCCAGGTACATACACACGCGGTGAGACCTTGGCTAAGGCAAGAATGGTAAAGGCAACGAGCAAGGTATGGATTTATTGCCGTGCATTGTTCAATGGCGTAGATCGCAAGGGAGATAAATGTGCCCCAACTCATTAACTATTAATTTAGGGTCCATTTTGTACTCGACTCTGACGTCTTGCGTTTGAATTGAGCAAGTGGCGCGATAAAATCGATTGTTATGTATTGGGTATTGGGGACAACGTTAAACAGGGTCTTATTGTGTTTATGCGCAGCTAATGATTACACTACAAGGATTTTATCACTCTACAAAGTGTCTTGGATGAACCAGTACAAATTTaacgtttttatagaaatttaaGTCTACAGCTTGATCCCTTGTTGTAAACtcagcaaatttttttttcactctcTCACATCCTGGCaagaattttcatttaattgcaCTTTTAATTGACTATTCATTATTAGTTGACAAGGGTATAACATGCCTTAAGGACTTCCGACATCGCTGATCAGCAACCCTTCACATActcaaacaattttcaaaaacgCTTCGATTTAAATCTTGAGTGACCATTCACTATTCGATACAAGAGAGTTTGATCCACTATAATTCTTCATCGATCTAGAATAGTCGTTCTGATAAGTCTCAAGCTTGCACACAACGTGCCTATTCCCGAATCTGCAAAACATCTACAGATATCGTAGGtatatgaaataaaaagaaatggTCCCAAATGAGAACCCTGGGGTACTCCAGATTCAACCCTGAAATGGAAGAATAAGCATAATTCATAATGAAGTAGTGAAATCTATTGCACAGATATGATTTAACCAAACTCAACAGATTTGATTCCACGTCATAATCCGAGAGAACTTGCAAAAGTGTTGTATGATGCATTTCCTCGAGAGTTTTGGATGAATCAGTGTAAACAGCATCCTATCATAGAAATAGATGATGGTAGGAACAACTCAatggaaaaaatcaagaaatctCCAAGCTGATTGAGAATAAAGGTGGTTTGAAGTTTAGACATAGTTTTCTCAAAAGCGTTAGTGGCCCTTCCACGCCACTGGTTTCTGGGGCCGCTGGCGTGTTGGACTGCAGTCGGTACGTTGCATACGGCCGTTTCCTTCAAGATCTTAATTGTAGCAATGGGACAATGATACCTTGTTTGGTCCTACAATGTGAGATCACAGATCGCATCGATCGCTTAGCATGGCAATTAATAGAGTTTTAGTTGAGTGCATCCACGCCCAAAACGGACTGCCTGAGGCTTCAAATTCCGGAACTGTGTTATTTTTATTCGCTTCGGAGTATCGATGCACCCCATCGGGATAGATGGAGATACAGAAAAAGGCTACGAGGTCTCGACAAAAAGTATCGTTCCACGAAATACTCACACTCGATTAACAGAAAATTGCTGGTGAGCTTTTTGTTGGTTCTAATTAAGTGGATGAGCAAAATAGCCTATTTGAGCGCATGTTCTACTTAAAGGAAGACTATAATTTCGTCACGAAGAGTTTCAAAGAATAAGGTTCGACGAATTCGTCCTCAAACTTTGATTAACTTTATAGTGTATGTGAAAAGTTGTGGTCGATTTTTACTAAGCTAAGTTTCAAAGTTCTTTTTGTTTACTATGAGCTAGACCTTTTTCCTCGAACCGTAGGTCAGCTAAAAATCCTCGTTTTTGGGTAATAATCACTAGGATTACTTCAAACGGAAATAGCCCATATTTCATCAGATAAATCCCCATATTACTGCTCCCAATTCACTTGGAGACCAATCGTGAGAAATGCCAATCGACACCAGAATATC carries:
- the LOC123675872 gene encoding RNA-binding protein MEX3B, translated to MPTSLFSDMERSSGIGDERALQLALELSMLGFTDPLSSVGETESPGDISSFVNPLVGLEEVRSKKSQNMTECVPVPSSEHVAEIVGRQGCKIKALRAKTNTYIKTPVRGEEPVFVVTGRKEDVAKAKREILSAAEHFSQIRASRKNNLAGLGSGASTPPGPPANVPGHITIQVRVPYRVVGLVVGPKGATIKRIQHQTHTYIVTPSRDKEPVFEVTGLPENVEAAKREIEAHIAMRTGTGSSLNGLGNLGLDDNDLITSLYKSGLNSIMNYIDSATDPFPTMTSSTGSTGAFSSSGSCSSSSSNAGGRGDLGAIWSSNDRDEGLGESPSFDSSTAISSIWSYPTASVTSRPSPPNSASPSDSLLGSSKCLVCSEGKVTHALVPCGHNFFCMDCAKRVCEGSDSSCPVCSIRAIQAIRIYSPNP